One Actinomycetospora corticicola genomic window, CGAGTTCCTCGCCGCGCTCGCCGGGCACCGCACCGCGGTGCTCTCGAACGCCCCGGCGCACCTGGCGCGCACCGTGCGGGACGCCGGGTGGTCGCGGGGGTTCGAGACGTTGGTGTTCTCCGCGGAGGTCGGCCTGGTGAAGCCGGACCCCGCGATCTACGCCGCGGCCGACGAGGCCTACGGCACGACACCGTCCGAGTGCGTCTTCTTCGACGACCGCCCCCGCAACGTCGAGGCCGCCCGCGAGCACGGCTGGGAGGCCCACGTGTGGGAGGGGCCGACCGCGGCGCTGGAGCGCCTCGGCGTCAGGACGGGGTGAGCCGCCCGACCAGCTCCTCCGAGACCTGCCAGACGCGCGCGGCCTCGGCGTCGTCGCGCAGCGGCTTGTAGAGCGCCTGCTCGGCGGGCCCGCCGCCGACGTGTCCGGGGCCGGACGGTCCGTAGAGGTGACCGCCGCGGGCGTCGGGGGAGGTTGCGGCGAGCAGCGCGGGCAGGGCGGCGCTCTCCGGGGTCCCGGTGAGACCGATCCGGGACAGGAGGCCGATCACGGCCCGACCGCGTGCCGGGCGCGCCCGGCCCAGCTCACTGCGCGCGTTGAGCAGGTTGGTCGGCGCGACACCGGGGTGGGACAGCACGCTGGTGATACCCCAGCCGTTCGCCCGGCTGCGCCGCTCCAGCTCGAGGCCGTAGAGCCCGAACGCGACCTTCGACTGGCGGTAGGCGGCCATGCCGTCGTAGGAGCGCTCCCACTGCAGGTCTTCCCAGTGGATCGGCCCGCGGGCCGCCGCCACGCTGATCTGGTGCACGACGCGGGCGTTCCCGGCCTGCAGCAGCGGCATCAACCCCGCGACGAGCGCGACGTGCCCGAGGTGGTTGGTGCCGAACTGCAGCTCGAACCCGTCGGCCGTGACCTGGCGGTCGGGCGGGGTCATCACGCCCGCATTGTTGATCAGCAGGTGGATCGGGCGGCCCTCGCGTCGCAGGGTGTCGCCGAGCGCGCGGACCGAGGCGAGCGAGGACAGGTCGAGGTCGCGCAACGCGACTCGGGCCGCCGGCGCCTGGCTGCGGATCGCGGCGAGCGCCGCCTCGCCCTTGCGCGGGTTGCGGACGGGCAGCAGGACCTCGGCGCCGGCGACCGCGAGCCGGGTCGCCAGGTGGAGGCCGACACCGTCGCTGCCGCCGGTGACGACGGCGAGGCGGCCGGTGAGGTCGGGGACGGTGATCTCCCGCATGGCGACTCCTTGATCGGTGGGCTGGCACCGAGACTGCCGTCGCCCACCGGGGGCCACCACGGCCCGCTCATCAGGGGATCGGCGATCCGCCCCTACGGTCGGCGCGTGGAGCTGACCCTCGACGAGCTGCGCGCGGTGGCGGCCTTCGCGGTCGCGTGCGCCCGCCCGGTCCTCCCGCTGTTCGAGGCGAGCTTTCCCGACGACGAGCGGCCGCGGCTCGCGCTCGCGGCTGCGGCGGCCTTCGTCGAGGGCGGGCCCCGGACGAAGGCGATGCGCGACGGGGCGTGGGGTGCGCAGCGGTCGGCGATCGCGGCCCGCGACGCCGGCGAGCTCGTGGCGGAGCAGGCCGCGCGGGCCGCACTGGCGGCCGGCGGGGCGGGGTACCTGCACCCGGTGGCGGACGCCGCCCAGGTCCGGCACGTCGTGGGCGCCGCCGCCCACGCGCTGCGGGCCCGGGAACTGGCCGGTGGCCTCGCCCCGGTGGCGGCGACGGCGGAGCTGGCCGGACCCGTCGTCAGGATGGTGCTGCAGCGGTATCCGGCTGCACCGGCCAGTGGGGGACGGGTCGGCGAGCTGGTGCGGGAGGTGGATGAGGTGCTGCGCATGTGAGCACAAAGGGTCGCGATGACGACCGTTTGTGCTCACGTGCGCGGAGCGCACACTGACGGCCGTGCGCCGGCCCGAGGATCTCGACACCGTCCGGGAGTCCTACGACCGGGTCGCGGACGCCTACGTCGAGATGGTGGAGACGACGGGGTTGGGCGACATCCGCACGCACCCCTGGCTGCAGGCGTCGGTGGACGCGTTCGCGGCGTCGGTGGCGGGACTCGGGCCCGTGCTGGACGTCGGGTGCGGGCCCGGGCTGGTGACGGCGTACCTCGCGGAACGGGGCCTCGACGTGACCGGCGTGGACCTGTCGCCGCGGATGGTCGAGCACGCCCGGCGGCTGTTCCCGACGTGCTCCTTCCAGGTGGCGTCGGCGACGGACCTGGACCTCGCCGACGCGACCTACGGCGGGCTGCTCGGCTGGTGGTCGCTGTTCAACCTGCCGCGGGACGTGCTGCCGGAGGTCCTCGCGTCGTTCGCCCGGGCGCTGGTGCCGGGCGGGCGACTGCTCGTCGCGACCCACGTGGGCGATGACGATCTGGAGCGGACGGAGGCCTATGGCGGCGTTCCGGTGCGGTGGACGACGCACCAGTGGCGGCCGGAGCAGCTGGCGAGCCTGCTCGAGGCGGCGAACCTGGCGGTCGTGGCCGACCTCCGGCTACCGGCCGAGCCGCCGATCGGGCCGACCGTGGTGATGTGCGCTGCGCGCAGGTGAGCACTTCGAGGGCCTATAGCCCCACTTTCTGCTCACGTGCGCGCAGCGCACCCTGGGATCGGCAGGCCGTGGCTGACGGCGGAGGGGACCGGTAGGCAGGAACCGTGATCGATCGGACAGGGCTGGCGGAGTTCCTGCGACGCCGGCGGGAGTCGTTGCAGCCGGAGGACGTCGGGCTCGCACGCGGTGCGCGCCGCCGGACGAACGGGTTGCGTCGCGAGGAGGTCGCGGCGCTCTGTCACATGTCCACCGACTACTACTCGCGGCTCGAGCGGGAGCGGGGCCCGCAGCCGTCGGAGCAGATGGTCGCCTCGATCGCGCAGGGTCTGCACCTCTCGCTCGACGAGCGCGACCACCTGTTCCGGCTGGTCGGCCACGTCCCCCCGACGCGTGGGGGCTCGGGGGACCACATCGGCCCGGGGCTCCTGCGGGTGCTCGACCGCCTCGTCGACACGCCCGCGGAGATCACCACCGAGCTCGGGGAGACCCTCCGTCAGACCCCCCTCGGCGTCGCCCTGACCGGCGACCTCACCCGGTTCCGGGGCAACGCCCGCAGCATCGGCTGGCGCTGGTTCACCGACCCGTCGGCCCGCGCGCGCTACCCGGAGGAGGACCACGACCACCTCTCCCGGATGTTCACCTCGGGCCTCCGGCAGATCGTGGGGCAGCGGGGTCGGGAGTCGGCGGCGGGACGGATGGCCGACGACCTGCTGGGCCGCAGCCCCGAGTTCCGCCGGTTGTGGGACCAGCACGAGGTCGGGGTGCGGCCGCAGGAGCCCAAGCGGTTCATGCACCCCGAGGTCGGGCTGCTGGAGCTGAACTGCCAGCACCTGCTCGACCCGGAGCAGTCGCACCGCCTGCTCGTCTACACCGCCGTCCCGGGCAGCGAGAGCCACGAGAAGCTCCAGCTGCTCGGGGTCATCGGGGCGCCGGTGTAGGGGACTCAGACCGACTCGGTCGCGGACCGCGGGGCGGCCGTGCGCTCCGGCTCCTTCGTCGCGAACAGCATGAGCAGCGCACCGATCAGCGCGAGCACGGACATCGTCACGAAGCCGCTGGTGAACGTGCCGGTGCTCTGCACGATGGCGCCCATCGCGACCGGCGCGATGACCCCGGAGATGGCGAAGGCGGCGTCGGCGAAACCGGCCGCGGTCCCCGGCTGGTTGGGCTCGGCGTCGATCGACGCGACCCACCAGATGCCGCCGGTGACGAACCCGAAGCCGACGCCGCACGAGATGAAGATCAGGGCGACGGTCAGGGTCGGGTCGAGGAACACCGGGATCAGCGAGGCACCGGAGCACAGCAGGGCGACGCCCATGATCGTGTAGCGGCTGCGCACGCTGCGGGTGCGGCGGTAGACCCG contains:
- a CDS encoding SDR family oxidoreductase; this translates as MREITVPDLTGRLAVVTGGSDGVGLHLATRLAVAGAEVLLPVRNPRKGEAALAAIRSQAPAARVALRDLDLSSLASVRALGDTLRREGRPIHLLINNAGVMTPPDRQVTADGFELQFGTNHLGHVALVAGLMPLLQAGNARVVHQISVAAARGPIHWEDLQWERSYDGMAAYRQSKVAFGLYGLELERRSRANGWGITSVLSHPGVAPTNLLNARSELGRARPARGRAVIGLLSRIGLTGTPESAALPALLAATSPDARGGHLYGPSGPGHVGGGPAEQALYKPLRDDAEAARVWQVSEELVGRLTPS
- a CDS encoding putative immunity protein encodes the protein MELTLDELRAVAAFAVACARPVLPLFEASFPDDERPRLALAAAAAFVEGGPRTKAMRDGAWGAQRSAIAARDAGELVAEQAARAALAAGGAGYLHPVADAAQVRHVVGAAAHALRARELAGGLAPVAATAELAGPVVRMVLQRYPAAPASGGRVGELVREVDEVLRM
- a CDS encoding HAD-IA family hydrolase, with the translated sequence MIVLDLGGVLVASDQVMTAVAERLGVPRPALEEVYYGPPRQTFDLGGPDLEYWTAVGDELGVSVTPEDAAELTVIDARKWADLTPGSAEFLAALAGHRTAVLSNAPAHLARTVRDAGWSRGFETLVFSAEVGLVKPDPAIYAAADEAYGTTPSECVFFDDRPRNVEAAREHGWEAHVWEGPTAALERLGVRTG
- a CDS encoding helix-turn-helix domain-containing protein, whose amino-acid sequence is MIDRTGLAEFLRRRRESLQPEDVGLARGARRRTNGLRREEVAALCHMSTDYYSRLERERGPQPSEQMVASIAQGLHLSLDERDHLFRLVGHVPPTRGGSGDHIGPGLLRVLDRLVDTPAEITTELGETLRQTPLGVALTGDLTRFRGNARSIGWRWFTDPSARARYPEEDHDHLSRMFTSGLRQIVGQRGRESAAGRMADDLLGRSPEFRRLWDQHEVGVRPQEPKRFMHPEVGLLELNCQHLLDPEQSHRLLVYTAVPGSESHEKLQLLGVIGAPV
- a CDS encoding methyltransferase domain-containing protein: MRRPEDLDTVRESYDRVADAYVEMVETTGLGDIRTHPWLQASVDAFAASVAGLGPVLDVGCGPGLVTAYLAERGLDVTGVDLSPRMVEHARRLFPTCSFQVASATDLDLADATYGGLLGWWSLFNLPRDVLPEVLASFARALVPGGRLLVATHVGDDDLERTEAYGGVPVRWTTHQWRPEQLASLLEAANLAVVADLRLPAEPPIGPTVVMCAARR